A stretch of Endozoicomonas sp. SCSIO W0465 DNA encodes these proteins:
- a CDS encoding LysM peptidoglycan-binding domain-containing protein, producing the protein MNGRYKVEYLVKAGDSFWTIARKYNVGVNELARWNNLSPRDTLQVNQKLVVWKKQGSQNAVVRKVHYKVRSGDSLAKIASKFNVNVNQIRDWNSDMSDKYIHPGQQVTLFVNVTRSF; encoded by the coding sequence GTGAATGGTCGTTACAAAGTTGAGTATCTGGTAAAGGCTGGCGACAGCTTCTGGACCATTGCCCGGAAGTACAATGTGGGTGTTAACGAGCTGGCCCGTTGGAATAACCTGTCTCCCAGGGACACTCTGCAAGTTAATCAGAAGCTGGTTGTCTGGAAGAAACAAGGCTCTCAAAATGCGGTAGTGCGGAAGGTACATTATAAAGTTCGTTCCGGTGACTCTCTGGCCAAAATTGCGTCAAAATTTAATGTGAATGTTAACCAAATCAGGGACTGGAACAGTGATATGAGTGACAAATACATTCACCCCGGCCAGCAGGTCACATTATTTGTCAATGTAACACGCAGCTTCTGA
- the ltrA gene encoding group II intron reverse transcriptase/maturase, which produces MNHDLLNCVLEPANLASAWKQVKSNKGAPGIDGVTIEAYPDFAKQHWPSVRQALLDGTYQPSPVRRHVIEKPDGGERLLGIPTVMDRVIQQAIVQVLTPVFDPGFSPNSFGYRPGRSAHDGVRQVKQLINRGLHYAVDVDLSKFFDTVNHDVLMSRVSRKVRDKRLLKLIGSYLRSGVMIEGNVYPTRVGMPQGGPLSPLLSNVVLDELDKELEYRGHCFARYCDDFVILVKSQRAGDRVMHSITQFIERKLKLKINSRKSKVVKATESEFLSFTFTGKKVRWAQKCLDRFKYRILKLTSRRWGVSMQHRLRKLAQYIRGWMGYFRLSEYHRPIPLLDQWIRRRIRCCFLKQWRKPKTRFKNLVRLGVDKINAAKIAASSKGYYRLSKTYAVQQALNNSYLAKIGLVSLKDLWIRFHHHR; this is translated from the coding sequence TTGAACCATGATCTACTAAATTGCGTACTTGAACCGGCTAATCTGGCAAGTGCATGGAAACAGGTCAAAAGCAACAAGGGTGCTCCGGGTATTGATGGAGTCACTATTGAAGCTTATCCAGACTTTGCCAAACAGCATTGGCCTTCAGTGCGTCAAGCCTTATTGGACGGAACCTACCAGCCATCACCCGTGCGCCGACATGTTATAGAAAAGCCGGACGGCGGTGAGCGTTTGCTGGGAATCCCTACCGTGATGGATAGGGTCATACAGCAGGCCATTGTGCAGGTGCTGACCCCTGTCTTTGATCCGGGTTTCTCTCCAAACAGCTTCGGCTACCGACCGGGACGGTCAGCACACGACGGAGTCCGTCAGGTTAAGCAGTTGATCAACCGGGGGCTTCATTACGCTGTTGACGTTGATCTGAGTAAATTCTTTGATACGGTTAATCACGACGTTTTGATGTCGAGGGTCTCCCGTAAGGTCCGCGACAAACGCCTTCTGAAACTGATTGGTAGCTACCTGCGCTCCGGTGTCATGATTGAGGGCAATGTCTACCCGACCAGGGTTGGCATGCCACAGGGTGGGCCTTTATCACCCTTGCTGTCTAATGTGGTCCTCGACGAACTCGACAAGGAGCTTGAATATCGGGGTCATTGCTTTGCAAGATACTGTGATGATTTTGTGATTCTCGTCAAAAGTCAGCGTGCAGGGGATCGGGTGATGCACAGCATTACCCAATTCATTGAACGCAAATTGAAACTGAAGATTAACTCCCGGAAAAGTAAAGTTGTGAAAGCAACAGAAAGCGAATTCCTGAGTTTCACCTTCACAGGGAAGAAAGTTCGCTGGGCCCAGAAGTGTCTGGACCGATTCAAATACCGGATACTCAAGTTGACCAGTCGTCGCTGGGGTGTCTCAATGCAACATCGGTTACGCAAATTGGCACAATATATCCGGGGTTGGATGGGGTATTTCCGGTTATCGGAATATCACCGACCAATTCCCCTGCTGGATCAATGGATACGTCGGCGAATCCGTTGCTGCTTTCTGAAGCAATGGCGCAAGCCGAAAACCCGTTTTAAGAATCTGGTCAGGTTAGGCGTTGATAAAATTAACGCCGCCAAGATCGCAGCCAGCAGCAAAGGGTATTACCGTCTGAGTAAAACCTATGCGGTACAACAGGCACTGAATAACAGTTACCTCGCGAAAATTGGGCTTGTTTCATTGAAAGACTTATGGATCAGGTTTCACCATCATCGTTGA
- a CDS encoding ABC transporter substrate-binding protein has translation MLWGGLEKDRPLPDFIVSNNLLAMDEEDTWRHALTLFGDPKYPADFYAFDYTNPQAPRQGHLRLAIHGTFDTLNAYNGKGVPPSSVSSMPKYGFSELNETLMVSSASANGPMDEQDSVYALIAESVKYSRKNNRLEFKLNKGAKFNDDHPITSRDVVFSFNTLTSLPYGRFSGMDRYIESIETPTPNHLVFKLKPPYPIMFPLQLAELPVLPEHFWQDRDFHKTILIAPLSSGPYKISRVVPGKLIEMERVNDYWGKDLPVNRGKHNFDKVSLHFYHDIQMAFESFKSGHTDAYLEVQSKNWATGYHFEAVNKGLIIRREIPHRMSYGARTYVFNIRKPYFQDRRVREAISLMHDWNWISKAIFHNAYTRTQSYFPHSPPPALTLPSPAERQLLKPFSDRLPEKLFTQPFTFPATKGDGNIKDSKKQALTLLNQAGWELQQGKLINKITRQPMKLIFI, from the coding sequence GTGCTGTGGGGAGGGCTGGAGAAAGACCGGCCCTTACCCGATTTCATTGTCAGCAACAACCTGTTGGCAATGGATGAGGAAGATACATGGCGACACGCCCTGACCCTGTTCGGCGATCCGAAATACCCTGCTGATTTTTATGCTTTTGATTACACGAATCCGCAAGCGCCCAGGCAAGGCCATTTAAGGCTGGCGATACATGGTACCTTTGATACTTTAAATGCCTACAACGGTAAGGGGGTTCCCCCATCGAGTGTATCATCTATGCCAAAATACGGTTTCAGTGAGTTGAACGAAACGCTAATGGTAAGCTCGGCCAGCGCCAATGGCCCTATGGATGAACAGGATTCTGTGTATGCACTGATTGCCGAATCCGTAAAATACTCTCGAAAAAACAATCGACTGGAATTCAAACTTAATAAAGGAGCTAAATTTAATGATGATCACCCCATTACCAGCAGAGATGTTGTTTTTTCATTCAATACACTGACATCACTGCCTTATGGGCGTTTCAGCGGTATGGACAGGTATATAGAGAGTATTGAAACACCGACTCCCAACCATCTTGTATTCAAATTGAAACCACCCTATCCAATAATGTTTCCTCTGCAACTTGCTGAGCTACCCGTACTTCCTGAACACTTCTGGCAAGACCGTGATTTTCATAAAACAATATTGATAGCACCACTGTCCAGCGGTCCCTACAAAATAAGCCGAGTAGTACCTGGCAAGTTAATCGAAATGGAAAGGGTAAACGATTACTGGGGTAAAGATCTCCCGGTAAACCGGGGAAAACATAACTTCGATAAAGTGTCTCTGCACTTTTACCACGATATCCAGATGGCATTTGAGTCGTTTAAAAGTGGACATACTGATGCATATCTCGAAGTACAATCGAAAAACTGGGCAACCGGCTATCACTTTGAAGCAGTAAATAAAGGGTTGATCATTCGCCGTGAAATCCCCCACCGCATGTCCTATGGCGCAAGAACGTATGTGTTCAACATAAGAAAACCGTATTTTCAGGACCGTAGAGTCCGTGAGGCAATCAGCCTGATGCATGACTGGAACTGGATTTCCAAAGCGATATTTCATAACGCCTATACCCGAACCCAAAGCTACTTCCCTCATTCACCTCCACCTGCACTCACCCTACCCTCTCCCGCTGAACGTCAATTGCTGAAGCCGTTTTCAGACAGACTCCCAGAGAAACTCTTTACCCAGCCCTTTACTTTTCCGGCAACAAAAGGAGACGGGAATATCAAGGACAGCAAAAAGCAGGCATTAACCCTGCTCAATCAGGCAGGATGGGAATTACAACAGGGTAAGTTGATCAATAAGATAACCCGGCAGCCCATGAAGCTGATATTTATCTAG
- a CDS encoding ISNCY family transposase, with translation MELHYVPHEICSQLSGISQWLDAHPQFNDWIYEDLSSGDKQNTGRNGLSAESVLRAALLKQYLNCDYDYLSFVLMDSMLFRDFCRLEPNQRPSRSSLHGLISLLTASTWERINNCQLMTAKDQGIEKGRTVAIDSTVTESDIKPPCDSDLLASSVKEICRLLERGQTLTATPLYEYTHHNRAVKDAARKCIYAGKEERHQHYKKLLQLTRKSRKVLIEATVTLANARQQGQCLLADDADKWQADVDHLLPLVDAIVSQTERRVFKGEKVPAQEKVVSLYEPHTDIIVKDRRQVQYGHKLNLVQGKSRLILDLVIEEGNPADSDQFIPMMERQKEIYGRVPRQTSGDGGYACRANLEGSCRISDCYWVEHC, from the coding sequence ATGGAACTCCATTACGTACCTCATGAAATCTGCTCCCAGCTTTCCGGTATCTCGCAATGGCTTGACGCCCATCCACAGTTCAATGACTGGATTTATGAGGACTTAAGTTCTGGTGATAAACAGAACACTGGGCGGAACGGACTATCAGCAGAATCCGTTCTTCGTGCGGCACTCCTGAAACAGTATTTGAATTGTGATTATGACTACTTGTCGTTTGTTTTGATGGACTCCATGCTCTTTCGAGACTTTTGTCGCCTCGAACCAAACCAGCGCCCCAGTCGCTCCAGTTTGCATGGGCTCATCAGCCTTCTTACTGCATCTACATGGGAACGGATTAATAACTGTCAGCTAATGACCGCTAAAGATCAGGGTATTGAAAAAGGGCGCACTGTGGCTATTGACAGCACAGTCACCGAATCGGATATCAAACCTCCTTGCGACAGTGATCTTTTAGCCAGTTCCGTTAAAGAAATTTGTCGGCTGCTGGAACGGGGACAAACACTGACAGCGACACCGCTTTATGAATATACCCATCACAACCGAGCCGTAAAAGATGCGGCCAGAAAATGCATCTACGCTGGCAAAGAAGAGCGGCATCAGCATTATAAAAAACTGCTGCAGTTGACCCGAAAATCCCGGAAGGTACTTATCGAAGCTACTGTCACGCTAGCAAACGCCCGTCAGCAGGGGCAGTGTCTCCTGGCTGATGATGCCGACAAGTGGCAGGCCGATGTGGATCACCTGTTACCCCTGGTGGATGCAATAGTCTCCCAGACAGAGCGCAGGGTCTTTAAGGGTGAAAAGGTGCCAGCCCAGGAAAAAGTGGTTAGCCTGTATGAACCCCATACGGATATCATCGTAAAAGACAGGCGGCAAGTACAGTATGGCCATAAACTGAACCTGGTTCAGGGAAAAAGTCGATTGATCCTGGACCTGGTTATTGAGGAAGGTAACCCAGCGGATTCGGACCAATTCATTCCGATGATGGAAAGACAAAAAGAAATTTATGGTCGTGTACCTCGCCAGACAAGCGGTGACGGCGGATACGCGTGTCGCGCTAATTTGGAAGGCTCTTGTAGGATTTCAGACTGCTACTGGGTTGAACATTGCTGA
- a CDS encoding transposase, whose amino-acid sequence MEKAKAMGISDVAFNKKRGLEVEEMTKSQYVYKTLFRFRAGIEAGISWLKRCFGLSRCHCKGSERFDSHCWLSVVCYNLVILARHPAPS is encoded by the coding sequence TTGGAAAAAGCCAAGGCCATGGGAATCAGCGATGTAGCTTTTAATAAGAAGCGCGGACTTGAAGTCGAAGAGATGACTAAAAGTCAGTATGTGTATAAAACGCTCTTTCGCTTCCGGGCAGGTATTGAAGCGGGAATTTCGTGGCTAAAGAGATGTTTTGGGCTATCACGTTGCCACTGCAAGGGTTCTGAGCGTTTTGATTCTCATTGCTGGTTATCGGTGGTCTGTTACAACCTGGTGATTCTGGCCAGACACCCGGCACCATCCTGA
- a CDS encoding extracellular solute-binding protein: MRSIFFSLTTPLIICALLGSTSPVLSAIDYADGQNSKTRHAISLYGEPKYPEGFEYFDYVNPNAPKGGELKQGVIGHFDSLIPYIDRGTAVAGSHMMHDTLLARSWDEPLTKYGLIAERIELAPDNTWAAFYINPKARFHDGKPVTADDVKFSFDLLREQGSTFYKQFYQDVEKVEVTGNDRALFVFRHSNNRELPLILGQMPILPKHFWAERDFSSPGMEIPLSSGPYKPVRIVPGRSITFARVENYWGKDLPVNRGRHNFDRIQYDYYRNSNVLLEALQKGEFDLKAVSDPRVWHNQIRDESLQKNQLTRSSLSNHNPQTLTITYNSRRAHLSDPRVREALGYAIEFDWINQHLFHGMYKRADSVFAGTELGASEKPSVQEQELLFTWKTEIPEVALHQAWVPPGDEPGITRRDRKRKALSLLQQSGWFIKKNKLINHNGQPLELEILLSSSEDERIFIPVQKMLESMGIRLNIRTVDVAQYVERVRNQDFDMVMHTFPHTPSPGTEQASLWGSGTVDLHGSRNIAGIKLESIDKLTEKIPRANSREELLILIKSMDRIILWNHYVLPLWYQPDWLVVHKKQLKYPNNPAHYALDLSTWWYCKD; this comes from the coding sequence ATGCGGTCAATATTCTTCAGTTTAACAACACCGCTGATCATTTGTGCTTTGCTGGGCAGCACCAGTCCAGTGTTATCTGCAATAGACTATGCAGACGGTCAGAACAGCAAGACGAGGCACGCCATCAGTCTTTATGGTGAGCCCAAGTATCCCGAGGGTTTCGAGTATTTTGACTATGTCAATCCCAATGCCCCTAAGGGGGGGGAGCTGAAACAGGGCGTTATCGGTCATTTTGACAGCCTGATCCCTTATATTGATCGGGGGACCGCAGTAGCTGGCAGCCACATGATGCATGACACGCTACTGGCCAGATCCTGGGATGAACCACTGACAAAATATGGCCTCATTGCAGAACGAATTGAACTGGCACCTGATAATACCTGGGCAGCCTTTTACATAAACCCAAAGGCCCGATTTCATGATGGTAAACCAGTGACAGCTGATGATGTCAAGTTCAGCTTTGATCTGCTCAGGGAACAGGGTTCAACGTTTTACAAGCAGTTCTACCAGGATGTCGAGAAGGTAGAAGTCACGGGTAACGACAGGGCTCTTTTTGTTTTCAGGCACAGTAATAACAGAGAGTTGCCATTAATTCTGGGGCAAATGCCAATTCTTCCAAAACATTTTTGGGCGGAACGCGATTTCTCGTCTCCCGGCATGGAGATTCCACTCAGCAGTGGCCCCTATAAACCCGTAAGAATAGTACCCGGACGCTCAATAACATTTGCCAGAGTAGAAAACTACTGGGGGAAGGATCTGCCAGTTAACCGCGGAAGGCACAATTTTGACCGAATTCAGTACGACTATTATCGAAATAGCAATGTCCTTTTAGAAGCCCTGCAGAAAGGGGAATTCGATCTCAAGGCCGTTAGCGACCCCCGTGTATGGCATAACCAGATACGAGATGAATCACTGCAAAAAAACCAATTGACTCGCTCCTCTTTAAGCAATCATAACCCCCAGACCTTAACCATTACCTATAACTCCAGAAGAGCGCATCTATCAGACCCGCGTGTCAGAGAGGCGCTGGGGTATGCCATCGAATTTGACTGGATCAATCAACACTTATTCCATGGCATGTACAAAAGGGCTGACAGTGTTTTTGCCGGAACAGAACTGGGCGCTTCGGAAAAACCGTCTGTACAGGAACAAGAGCTGCTCTTCACATGGAAAACTGAAATCCCGGAAGTAGCATTGCATCAGGCCTGGGTTCCACCGGGGGATGAACCGGGTATCACCCGTAGAGATCGGAAAAGAAAAGCACTTTCACTGCTACAGCAAAGTGGCTGGTTCATCAAGAAAAACAAACTGATCAACCATAACGGTCAACCGCTTGAGCTTGAAATCCTGTTATCTTCTTCTGAGGACGAACGCATCTTCATTCCAGTACAAAAGATGCTCGAAAGTATGGGCATCAGACTCAATATACGAACCGTGGACGTTGCCCAATATGTTGAAAGAGTCAGAAACCAGGACTTTGATATGGTCATGCACACCTTTCCCCATACCCCTTCACCAGGTACAGAGCAGGCAAGCCTCTGGGGTTCAGGCACTGTTGACCTGCATGGTTCCAGAAACATTGCGGGCATAAAGCTTGAATCCATCGATAAACTGACAGAGAAAATTCCCCGGGCAAATTCCCGGGAGGAGCTGTTAATACTCATTAAATCAATGGATCGAATCATTCTCTGGAATCACTATGTGCTGCCACTATGGTATCAACCTGACTGGCTGGTAGTGCATAAGAAGCAACTGAAATACCCGAATAACCCAGCGCACTATGCATTGGATTTAAGTACCTGGTGGTACTGCAAGGATTGA
- a CDS encoding extracellular solute-binding protein, giving the protein MKSGDEPYSVYGLIAQQIEYPDDFRWVTYHLNPNARFHDGHPITSEDIVYTFQSLQERGPPHYKHLYGIIEKVEIISPKAVRFSFSEPPAKSLILRLSQLRVLPAHYWQQPENDLFKATLKPPLASGPYRVKDFSPGRFVTYERVRDYWAADLPVNKGRHNFDIVRTDYYRDDGIALEAFKKGEYNLRIDTNPRSWSQAYQQKKPGQVNFIREKIYNKSLGMRAFVFNLRKPVFGNRLVRKAIAQALDFNWMNQHLFFGMYYQAYSLFSNSDLAAIEPPSVKEKEILAHWSAELPDELFTSQWQPVQTDGSGNWRKNKIQALKLLKEAGFEYQNKVLQNQNGQSIQFEILLTNPEHERFVIPFARNLKELGISASINTVDTSQYIYRVRKFDFDIIIHGFYPGITPGTELKNFWSSTSADSEAGQNLSGIKLESLDNLIDKAIMATSREELILYTRAIDRIVLWHYAVIPQWYLPYWPVVYRPGLKHPELAPPFENGLSTWWWEF; this is encoded by the coding sequence GTGAAATCGGGTGATGAACCCTATTCAGTCTATGGACTGATTGCTCAACAAATTGAATACCCGGACGATTTCCGATGGGTCACATATCACCTCAATCCGAACGCCCGCTTTCATGATGGACATCCCATCACATCAGAAGATATTGTCTATACGTTTCAGTCTTTGCAGGAACGGGGCCCACCTCACTATAAGCACCTTTATGGGATTATTGAAAAAGTTGAGATAATATCCCCCAAAGCCGTTCGTTTCAGTTTTTCCGAACCACCAGCAAAGAGCCTTATTCTTCGACTGTCACAACTCCGGGTGCTGCCAGCACACTACTGGCAACAGCCAGAGAATGATCTTTTTAAGGCAACACTGAAGCCTCCACTGGCCAGTGGGCCTTACCGGGTGAAAGATTTCAGCCCCGGCCGCTTTGTTACCTATGAACGAGTCCGGGACTATTGGGCCGCTGACTTACCCGTAAACAAAGGACGACATAATTTTGATATTGTCAGAACCGACTACTATCGTGATGATGGTATTGCTCTTGAAGCGTTTAAAAAGGGAGAGTACAACCTGCGTATTGATACCAATCCAAGAAGCTGGTCTCAAGCTTACCAACAAAAGAAACCGGGTCAGGTCAACTTCATCCGGGAGAAAATTTATAATAAAAGCCTGGGCATGAGGGCTTTTGTCTTCAATCTCAGAAAGCCCGTTTTTGGGAATCGACTGGTCCGAAAAGCCATAGCACAGGCTCTTGATTTCAACTGGATGAATCAACACCTTTTTTTTGGGATGTACTATCAGGCCTATAGTCTTTTTTCTAACTCAGACCTTGCAGCTATTGAACCACCATCGGTCAAAGAGAAAGAAATACTTGCTCACTGGTCAGCAGAACTTCCTGATGAGCTGTTTACCTCCCAATGGCAGCCTGTACAGACAGATGGTTCTGGCAACTGGCGGAAAAACAAGATACAAGCTCTGAAACTACTGAAAGAAGCCGGTTTTGAATACCAAAACAAAGTACTTCAAAACCAGAATGGCCAATCGATTCAGTTTGAAATTCTTCTTACCAACCCGGAACATGAACGTTTTGTTATTCCGTTTGCCCGTAACCTCAAGGAACTGGGGATATCGGCAAGCATTAATACAGTAGACACCTCACAATACATCTACCGTGTTCGCAAGTTTGATTTTGATATAATCATTCATGGTTTTTACCCCGGCATTACACCCGGTACTGAGCTGAAAAATTTCTGGAGTAGTACCAGTGCTGACAGTGAGGCTGGACAGAACCTTTCGGGCATAAAACTTGAGTCGCTGGATAACCTGATTGATAAAGCCATCATGGCAACAAGTCGCGAAGAGTTAATCCTTTACACCAGAGCAATTGACCGGATTGTACTCTGGCACTATGCGGTCATTCCTCAATGGTATCTCCCCTATTGGCCAGTGGTTTACCGGCCAGGACTGAAACACCCCGAACTTGCCCCCCCTTTTGAAAATGGCCTGAGCACCTGGTGGTGGGAGTTTTGA
- a CDS encoding extracellular solute-binding protein, whose protein sequence is MVMNSGYLKLAALTLGVTLSYSSLSSAVPSGQTPGSQDIIAKTSLVLHGEAKYGSPDQPFTHFEYVNPDAPKGGSLRMAASGTFDSLNPYTNKGTPVTGIGLIYDTLMTQSRDEPFSLYPLVAESAEKAPDNSSITYNLNPDARFHDGKPITANDVKYTFELLTSQGHPFYRSYYSDVDSVTVLSDSRVKFTFKHANNRELPFILSELPILPQHHWEQDENDFSSTSLNIPLGSGPYQVKHVDGGRSIAYQRVSDYWAKDLPVNKGRYNFDEISYDYYRDEHVALQALKAGEYDLRHENIAKNWATAYDVPAVHRGELILATIPTRNPAPIQGFAFNLRRDFFQDPLVRKAMGYAMDFEWLNRNLFHDSHLRSKSYFGNSGMEASGIPEGDELTLLEPWRSQLPADLFTKPYSVPVTNGSGNIRPQLQEALTLLKKAGWRLENNKLVDKRGQPLEVELLLAQPSLERVALLFKKNLEQMGIELNIRTVDISQYINRIRDFDYDMIVAGYGQSASPGNEQTGFWGSKAADTKGSRNYMGIKDPVVDAMIDHVINADSREELTTAVKALDRVLLWGEYMIPQWYYPYDRIAHSNKLARPKSEPLYSTDIYSWWIDSQPDATKATSTSSPSNDDTEAPAVQAENDRLWLYSGLILLGLIPVWIYRRRKNR, encoded by the coding sequence ATGGTAATGAATTCTGGCTATCTCAAACTTGCAGCACTCACCCTTGGGGTTACCCTCTCTTATTCCAGCTTGTCATCAGCCGTCCCCTCCGGACAGACACCTGGATCACAGGATATTATCGCAAAAACGTCACTGGTACTTCACGGAGAAGCGAAATACGGTAGTCCGGATCAACCCTTCACACATTTTGAATATGTTAATCCAGATGCCCCCAAAGGCGGCAGTCTTCGTATGGCAGCCAGTGGTACCTTCGACAGCCTCAATCCATATACCAACAAAGGAACACCGGTCACCGGCATTGGGCTGATTTATGATACCTTGATGACCCAGAGCCGTGATGAGCCTTTCTCCCTCTACCCACTGGTGGCCGAGTCAGCAGAAAAAGCCCCTGATAACAGCAGTATTACCTATAACCTCAACCCCGATGCCCGTTTTCATGATGGTAAACCCATCACTGCCAACGATGTAAAATACACCTTTGAACTGCTGACCAGTCAGGGACACCCTTTCTATCGCAGTTACTACTCAGATGTGGACTCCGTCACCGTTCTTTCTGACAGTCGGGTCAAATTCACATTCAAACATGCCAATAACCGGGAATTGCCTTTCATTTTGTCTGAACTGCCCATTCTCCCTCAACATCACTGGGAACAGGATGAGAATGATTTTTCCTCCACCTCATTGAACATTCCTCTTGGCAGTGGTCCCTATCAGGTCAAGCATGTTGATGGGGGCCGGAGTATTGCCTATCAGCGAGTCAGCGATTACTGGGCAAAAGATCTACCCGTTAATAAAGGCCGTTATAATTTTGATGAGATCAGTTACGACTACTATCGAGACGAACATGTTGCCCTTCAGGCACTGAAAGCGGGCGAATATGACCTGCGCCATGAAAATATTGCCAAAAACTGGGCCACTGCCTATGACGTTCCCGCTGTACATCGGGGCGAACTGATTCTGGCCACCATCCCTACCCGGAACCCGGCACCTATCCAGGGCTTTGCATTCAACCTGCGACGGGACTTCTTCCAGGACCCTCTGGTTCGAAAAGCCATGGGCTATGCAATGGATTTCGAGTGGCTGAATCGCAACCTTTTCCATGACAGTCACCTCCGTTCGAAGAGCTATTTTGGCAATTCAGGTATGGAAGCCAGTGGCATTCCTGAGGGCGATGAGCTGACACTCCTTGAACCATGGCGCAGTCAATTACCTGCAGATCTCTTTACCAAGCCTTACAGCGTTCCGGTGACCAATGGTTCCGGCAATATCCGACCTCAACTGCAAGAAGCACTGACGCTGCTGAAAAAAGCTGGCTGGCGCCTGGAGAACAACAAGCTGGTCGATAAGCGTGGTCAACCCTTAGAGGTTGAGTTACTGCTCGCCCAACCTTCTCTTGAGCGGGTGGCGCTTCTCTTCAAGAAAAACCTTGAACAAATGGGTATTGAACTGAATATCCGAACCGTTGATATCTCTCAATACATTAACCGTATTCGTGACTTTGATTATGACATGATCGTTGCGGGCTATGGTCAATCGGCCTCTCCGGGTAATGAACAGACGGGTTTCTGGGGAAGCAAGGCCGCAGACACCAAAGGTAGCCGCAATTACATGGGAATCAAAGATCCGGTAGTGGATGCCATGATTGATCATGTGATTAATGCCGACAGCCGGGAAGAGCTAACGACCGCAGTAAAAGCACTGGATCGGGTGCTTCTGTGGGGAGAGTACATGATTCCTCAATGGTACTACCCTTATGATCGAATCGCTCATTCCAACAAGCTGGCCAGGCCAAAATCAGAACCTCTGTACAGTACTGATATTTACTCCTGGTGGATCGACAGCCAACCGGATGCAACCAAAGCAACCAGTACTTCATCCCCGAGCAATGACGATACCGAAGCACCAGCAGTTCAAGCTGAAAATGACCGCTTGTGGTTATACTCGGGACTCATCTTGCTGGGCCTTATTCCTGTCTGGATTTATCGTCGCAGAAAGAACCGTTAA